The following nucleotide sequence is from Drosophila kikkawai strain 14028-0561.14 chromosome 2L, DkikHiC1v2, whole genome shotgun sequence.
CTATTCttcaaatagtaaataaatactttatattttaattccaACAGTAAGTAAAATTTGACTTAAAATGTACAGAAATACAGCAGTTTAAACTTCCTCACAACTTATAcacaaattcaattatatcCTTTCTATGATAatataattctaattaaacataaatacgTTATTCCTTAATAGAGAAATGACAGAAAGATTGagctttggcttttgttttcggGTGTGAGATCGCGCACTATGACTGGTCATCCTTTATTATCACACGGCAACATCGTAGTCTATCTACATTACACAGAGGACATAGATCTAAAATTAGCTAGGATTTGGCATTGAGTGGATTTGAGCATCTTTGAGGGAGCCTGGAGGCCCATCATAAATTCAGTGAGGCGGCCACAGGACTATTGCAGCTTGAGGAGAACGTGGCCGGCGTGACGCTTGTACAACACCAGAGACATGTTGACCAGGAAAGGAGCGGCCAGCCAGAACAGGCGTGTGCCAATGCCCGTGTCCTCGCGATGGAAGATCCCCGAGGCTGCTCCTCGACCCGTGTTGCAGAAGGACTCCTCGCAGCAGGAGGTGCAGGCATACAGCTTGGTCCGTTCCCCGATGATAATACAGCCGGGCTCACAGTTGGCGGCACAGCGGCGGTCCAGGGACCACATCTTCGGTGAACTGGTCGAGTTCTCCGTGCTCGTGGTGTACGAGAAGCGCTTGACCTGGATGCGAAAGATTTTTAGGTACATTTTTGGCTAAGAGAGGGCAAGAGCTAATCCACACTCACCATGCAAATGAACTCCTCGCCGTGGCACTTCTTCATTAGCGCTGTGTCATTCTTCACCGCCACATCCACGCAGGCCTCGCCGTCGTCCATCGTGTGGCAGGCGTAGCACCACAGCAGGTTCACACGCTCGATGGCCGCCGCCGTGCGATGGATGTGCCCGCTGGTCAGCGATGTGCTTGGACCGGGTCCTGGAGAGCTGGTGCCTGTGACTGGACGACGGAACATACTTGTTATTGATTTTTCCTACGCCAAGGTCGTCGCTGAGGGCTCCGCAGAGGCACCGCCAGCCAGCCGCAACTCACCATTGTTGACGCAGGCCGTGAAGACAATGGACGAGCTGGTCAGCAGGAAGTAGAGCAGCGTGACAAAGGGTCTGATCATGGCTAATCTACCGTGGAGACTCCGCTGCTCGGCCCGAGAACCTTGTTTACGTGCTCCGCATTCCGCTGGCCCCGCTGCTGCTCTCCATCTGTCCCACCACTGGAACTGCGAATGTCAGAAACGGAGCAAGACGAGGAGGACATGCGCAAAGGATTTTGATAGGCAGCCAGGACTCGAACCAGACTTATCGAAACTAATTTAGTGGTTCTTTCTGATTTATCggtttttctaaaaaataaaaattaatatttattaattataggtatttcttaacaatttaaatatatttaaaactcttATTAACTGAATAAAAGGTTGGGAATTATGAGTTAAATTATTCCTAGAGTAAAGAAGCTCGTTTTTAGAATACGCTacatattttcaattattttgtattaatgctatttttaatttatttttaaataaaattcatcaTAAAGAACAAAGTATATTGTacataaattgttttataattaaaatcagTTAGAATTTTCCAGATTTCAAATTctttttattgatttcttAATATTCTAATTTTCGGAAACCCAAAAGAAAAGTTGGaaagttttttgtattttcccgCTAAAACATAGACTAcataaaattacttaaaaacttaaagttaaaaaCAGCTAACCTTTTAGGTTGCTGCGCTTTActgatttattttacaatcAAGCGGACGTTACAATTTAGAAAACGCAACTATGTTGGTACAGTGATAACTATGGTACAGTAAAAACTGGTAATCAGTAGAGGCGCAGGTACTGGAGCGCCTGGCGGCTCTGCATCGGATACAGATCGCCCACGTTGTACATGAGATCCACCA
It contains:
- the LOC108080948 gene encoding uncharacterized protein; translation: MIRPFVTLLYFLLTSSSIVFTACVNNVTGTSSPGPGPSTSLTSGHIHRTAAAIERVNLLWCYACHTMDDGEACVDVAVKNDTALMKKCHGEEFICMVKRFSYTTSTENSTSSPKMWSLDRRCAANCEPGCIIIGERTKLYACTSCCEESFCNTGRGAASGIFHREDTGIGTRLFWLAAPFLVNMSLVLYKRHAGHVLLKLQ